GCGCGATCACCGGCAACAATAACGACGAGGACGAAACGGATGAACATGCGTAAATTCTGGCCCCTGCTGATGGCGGGCAGTGTCGGCGCCATGTCGGTGCAAGCCGCGCCCGCCGACACCTATGAACTGCTGGTAGGCAGCTACACCGCCGGTACCAGCGAAGGCATCTACCGGTTGCAGTTCGACAGCCGCGCCGGGCAGTTCCAAGGCAAGCCGGTGCTGGCGGCAAAGGCGGCGAACCCGTCCTGGCTGACGGTCTCCAAGGACCAGAAGCACTTGTTCGTGGTCAATGAAAACGGCCCGGGCCAGAAGGACCCGGTCGGCCGCGTCAGCAGCTACAGCATCGACCCCCAGACCTTCCAGCTGACCTTGATCAACCAAGTGCAGAGCCTGGGCAATGAGCCGACCCATTCGAGCGTGGCCGGTGATGGCCGTTACCTGTTCGTGGCCAACTATTCGGTGCTGCAGGATCCGGGCGGCAGCCTGGCGATCCTGCCCGTCGACGCCCAGGGCAAGCTGTCGGCGCCGGTGCAGTTGAGCGGGCACCCGGCCAGCGGCGTCAACCCCGAGCGCCAGGCGTCCAACCATGTGCATTCGGTGGTCTCGTCACCGGACGGCAAGTACGTGTTCGTTCAGGACCTGGGGGCCGACAAGATTTTCGCCTACCGCTACGACCCCAAGGCCAATCACGAGCTGCCGCTGACCCCGGCCGACCCGGCCGCCGTGCAGTTGCCACCTGGCAGCGGCCCGCGTCACCTGCTGTTCAGTGCCGACGGCAAGCACGCCTGGCTGACCACTGAAATGAGCGCGCAAGTGGCGGTGTTCGATTACCACGACGGCAAGCTGAGCCAAACCCAGTTGGTGGATTTTGCCGCCGGCCAGCCGGTGTCCGACAAGGCGGGAGCGGCCCTGCATGCGTCAAGCGACGGAAAGTTCCTGTATGTCAGCAACCGTGGCACCACCAACCAGTTGCTGGTATTCAGCATTGACCCGGCCACCGCGCACCTGAAGGAACTGCAACGCCGTTCCGTCGAAGGCGATCACCCGCGTGAATTCAGCCTGGACCCCAGCGGCAAGTTCCTGCTGGTGGCCAACCAGAAAAGCAACGAAATCGTGGTGATCGAGCGCGACCCCAAGACCGGCCTGCTGGGTAAAACCGTGCAGAAACAGCCGATCGATGCGCCCAGCGACCTCAAGTTCCTGGTGCGTCAATAAGCCACAGGCCCCGCTCGGCGGGGCCTGAGCCGTTGTATTAATTGTATTGATAGCGGCTACTGTTTCAAAGCATTTCAAAGGTTCAACCCTCGGGCGTAAGTTGGGTTCCAAGGCCTCCAACGGCTACCCAACCAAACGAACACGAGGGTTACCATCATGAACTTCAATCTTTTCTCGATCATCGCCGCTTCCGCTGTTTCCGCGACCGTTGCACTGCCTGCCGCCGCCAGCGTTGAAGTCACCGGCAAAAAATCCAGCACCAGCGCCTACACCCAGAAATACCTGCAGCAAAGCGCCAATTTCTACGCAGCACTGGATCACAAAATCCAGCACTGAGCATCACGCTACAGAAGCCCTATGTGGGAGGGGGCTTGCTCCCGATAGCAGTTTGTCAGGCACTGCAGGTGTGACTGATGTACCGCTATCGGGAGCAAGCCCCCTCCCACATAGGACCGAGTCGCGATTTATGCTTTTGCCATGATCGATGTAAACAATGGCGACTCCAGAAACCGCTGCAACCACGCCTGTAGCCGTGGATATGGCGTGCCTGCAAACCACTCGCGATCGACATGGGCAAACTGGCGCACGAACGGTGCGACGGCCGCGTCCGCCAGGCTCAGGTGCGCGGCGAGCAAATAGTCACGGTCCGCCAGCAAATCCTCCAGACGCTGCAAGAACACCTCGCCCTCGGCCCGATAATGCACCATCGGCTGTTCCGGGTAGCGCTCGGCGTACTTGTATCGATTCAAGTGATGTTTGAACCCCTGATCATTCTCGGCGATCAACGCCAGCACCGCAGGGTCGCCTTGCAGCAGCCAATCGTCGGGATCGTTTTGCGCCAACGCCCACTGCATGATGTCCAGGCTTTCCTCGATCACCCGACCCTCCACACTCAACACCGGTACCGTGCCCTTGGGCGACAACGCCAGCATTTCGGCCGGCTTGGCCTTGAGGCTCACTTCGACGATGTCTACCGCTACGCCTGCATAGCGCAACGCCAACCGTGCGCGCATTGCATAGGGGCAGCGCCGGAACGAATACAGCAGCACTTCGCTCATTTGACCTCCAGGGTGCTCAAGCCGTTGCCCTGGCGTTTGACCTGGATCTGCACCGGGATGCGCTCGTGCATTTCCTGCACATGGGAAATCACCGCCACCTTGCGGCCCTGGGCCTGCAGGCCGTCGAGGGCGTCCATGGCCAGTTGCAGCGACTCGGGGTCCAGGCTGCCGAAACCTTCGTCGATAAACAGCGACTCGATCTTCAGTGTGCTCGACGCCATCGACGCCAGGCCCAGGGCCAGGGCCAGCGAGACCAGGAACGTCTCGCCACCGGACAACGAATGTACCGAGCGCAATTCATCGCCCATTTCCGTGTCCATCACCAGCAACCCGAGCATGCTGCCGCCGCGTTTGAGGCGATAGCGGCGCACCAGTTGGTGCAATTGCACGTTGGCGTGGTGCACCAACAGGTCGAGGTTGTAGGCCTGGGCGATCTTGCGGAAGGTGTCGCCGGTGGCCGAACCGATCAGCGCACTCAGGCGCGCC
Above is a genomic segment from Pseudomonas sp. R5-89-07 containing:
- a CDS encoding lactonase family protein, with product MNMRKFWPLLMAGSVGAMSVQAAPADTYELLVGSYTAGTSEGIYRLQFDSRAGQFQGKPVLAAKAANPSWLTVSKDQKHLFVVNENGPGQKDPVGRVSSYSIDPQTFQLTLINQVQSLGNEPTHSSVAGDGRYLFVANYSVLQDPGGSLAILPVDAQGKLSAPVQLSGHPASGVNPERQASNHVHSVVSSPDGKYVFVQDLGADKIFAYRYDPKANHELPLTPADPAAVQLPPGSGPRHLLFSADGKHAWLTTEMSAQVAVFDYHDGKLSQTQLVDFAAGQPVSDKAGAALHASSDGKFLYVSNRGTTNQLLVFSIDPATAHLKELQRRSVEGDHPREFSLDPSGKFLLVANQKSNEIVVIERDPKTGLLGKTVQKQPIDAPSDLKFLVRQ
- a CDS encoding glutathione S-transferase, which translates into the protein MSEVLLYSFRRCPYAMRARLALRYAGVAVDIVEVSLKAKPAEMLALSPKGTVPVLSVEGRVIEESLDIMQWALAQNDPDDWLLQGDPAVLALIAENDQGFKHHLNRYKYAERYPEQPMVHYRAEGEVFLQRLEDLLADRDYLLAAHLSLADAAVAPFVRQFAHVDREWFAGTPYPRLQAWLQRFLESPLFTSIMAKA